In Stomoxys calcitrans chromosome 2, idStoCalc2.1, whole genome shotgun sequence, the following proteins share a genomic window:
- the LOC106086738 gene encoding mitochondrial intermembrane space import and assembly protein 40-B: protein MSFSFSKSFGKDTVIFATKEDHATPSTVELPPPEPAQGLITKDGEINWSCPCLGGMATGPCGVQFREAFSCFHYSEADPKGSDCYDAFRTMQDCFTEYPTVYNKSGGSGDDDEDGGGGLDLSSMEDLKDDEKAAVEAAGATTQSVEKISK from the coding sequence ATGTCCTTCAGTTTCAGTAAATCATTTGGCAAAGACACGGTAATATTTGCCACCAAAGAGGATCATGCTACACCATCAACCGTAGAGCTGCCACCACCAGAACCTGCCCAGGGCCTAATTACCAAAGATGGCGAGATTAATTGGAGCTGCCCTTGTTTGGGAGGTATGGCCACCGGGCCCTGTGGTGTACAATTTCGCGAAGCCTTTTCTTGCTTTCACTACAGTGAGGCGGATCCCAAGGGCTCTGATTGCTATGATGCTTTCCGAACAATGCAAGATTGCTTTACAGAATATCCCACCGTCTATAACAAATCTGGTGGtagtggtgatgatgatgaggatggtGGCGGTGGCCTAGATTTGTCTTCTATGGAGGATTTGAAGGATGATGAAAAAGCAGCCGTTGAAGCGGCTGGTGCTACTACACAGTCCGTTGAAAAAATAAGCAAATAA
- the LOC106086740 gene encoding uncharacterized protein LOC106086740, with amino-acid sequence MSNFVYLDVELKLRDDTSAVLTSAYFQGSIESSLLDFFGEIGGQTELELIEFDVAKKRGILKVPKEYTPQTRAAITLIGRFQEIPCHFAVLKASEKPIEL; translated from the exons ATGAGTAATTTTGTCTACTTGGATGTTGAGTT aaaactGAGAGACGATACATCAGCTGTATTGACATCGGCATATTTTCAAGGCAGCATTGAAAGCTCTCTTTTGGATTTTTTCGGTGAAATTGGCGGACAAACTGAACTGGAGCTAATAGAATTTGATGTCGCAAAGAAAAGGGGAATTTTAAAAGTACCCAAAGAATACACACCACAAACAAGAGCTGCCATAACTTTAATAGGACGATTCCAAGAAATACCCTGTCACTTTGCCGTACTTAAAGCATCTGAGAAACCTATAGAGCTGTAG
- the LOC106086735 gene encoding DNA repair protein RAD51 homolog A, whose translation MNFQDKDRSLATATTADVEEDEEEDCGPIPIKKLEVNGITSNDIERLKNAGFHTVESVAFAPKKELLALKGFSDSKVDKLVEHASSLVPMGFTSALCFYQKRSEIIMLTTGSKELDKLLGGGIETGSITELFGEFRSGKTQLCHTLAVTCQLPISQGGGEGKCLYIDTEGTFRPERLVAMADRYKMVKDDVLDNVACARAFNSDHQTQLLLKGAAMMAESRYALIIVDSATALYRTDYVGRGELAARQMHLARFLRLLLRLSDEFGVAVVITNQVVAEVNGGAAMFQADAKKPIGGNIIAHASTTRLSLRKGRGDTRICKIYDSPCLPESEAMFAIQPDGIGDVKD comes from the exons ATGAATTTTCAAGATAAAGATCGTTCATTGGCTACAGCCACTACCGCAGATGTTGAGGAGGATGAAGAGGAAGATTGTGGACCAATACCAATTAAGAAATTAGAAGTCAATGGTATAACAAGCAATGACATAGAACGCCTCAAAAATGCAGGATTTCATACAGTGGAATCGGTAGCATTTGCTCCTAAGAAGGAGTTATTGGCACTTAAAGGATTCTCCGATAGTAAAGTGGACAAACTCGTGGAACATGCTTCAAGTCTGGTGCCCATGGGTTTTACATCGGCCCTTTGTTTCTATCAAAAACGCTCGGAAATTATAATGCTAACAACAGGTTCAAAGGAATTGGATAAACTTTTGGGTGGAGGAATAGAGACTGGTTCGATTACAGAGCTATTTGGTGAGTTTCGATCGGGTAAAACACAGTTGTGCCACACATTAGCAGTGACTTGCCAACTGCCCATAAGTCAGGGTGGTGGTGAAGGAAAGTGTTTGTATATCGATACGGAGGGTACATTCCGTCCAGAACGATTGGTGGCCATGGCTGATCGGTATAAAATGGTAAAAGATGATGTTTTGGACAATGTTGCTTGTGCAAGAGCTTTCAATTCGGATCATCAAACGCAGCTATTGTTAAAGGGTGCAGCAATGATGGCAGAATCAAG GTATGCTTTAATTATTGTGGACAGCGCAACAGCTCTGTATCGCACAGACTATGTTGGCCGTGGTGAACTGGCTGCTCGCCAAATGCATTTAGCTCGGTTCTTACGTTTACTTTTAAGACTATCTGATGAATTTGGAGTTGCtgtagtcataacaaaccaagtAGTTGCCGAAGTGAATGGTGGTGCTGCCATGTTTCAAGCAGATGCTAAAAAACCCATAGGAGGTAATATAATAGCACATGCTTCAACGACACGTTTGTCCTTACGCAAGGGTCGAGGTGATACAAGAATATGCAAGATTTACGATTCTCCCTGCCTACCTGAATCGGAAGCTATGTTTGCTATTCAACCTGATGGCATAGGTGATGTAAAAGATTAA